GTCCGCATAGCTTGAAGATCTGTGAACATGGAGGGATACAACTGTCAGACCCAGACAGCCAGGCCATGACATGACATATGCCATGCTATTCCTGTCATGAAAGTCTCGAGCAATAGTTGTCAGAGCGAGATGTAAAGGATTTTAATTGATCCGCCATCCAAACCAGAAGTAGCAAAGCCATACAACCAGATAggatgataaaaatgaaataggAGTGACTGTTGTGTTGGTTTCACTCATATGTATCATGCATTAATGTTTGGTCATGTAACAAATGATAGAATACGCCTAtgagcaaaaataaatataatctgcATATCGAGGTCACTGGATCAACTGTACCAACTGGATTTTTTTGACCTCTATGTACATATTTGGGTTGGGGATAAGGTGAGGAAACATAATAATGTGTTGGAGGCGCTGTGTGCtggagacacagagggagagagagagagagagagagagagagagagagagagagacggtcaGTTCCGAACAAGAACGTCACATCTCGACGTCTTCACTCTGTTGGGAAAGGCTTTAcagaagagagagcagagcaCTGGACAAGTATGATTAGCTGAAGTAAAAGGAGACCAAGAGCCGGCAGAAAACAGACTCTTAAGTGGACACGAGGAACAGAGAAGCAGTCTGAGCAGGATTATAGGCATCTAGTGCCTTCCCATTCAAAATTTCATGAAAAGGGTATTTTCTTAGATCTACCTGTGGTTACAACTTTGGATTTTATCCATGATGGATCAGTCTCTGGATCAGTTATCCTGacgttttttttctgaatgtcagaatttgacttttttctggAATACCATTACCCAtttttggaatatttttacGCACAGTCTTCTCGTGTGTGTGGATGACAAATCGTTACTGCAGgaattttaaaagtgtttttggaaCATTTTAATGCGCTGTTATACAATTTGAGTTGCAGACCAATCCGTCTTGTCTGATTTCTCAAGAGAATCATCAGTATCACATCTCTCCTGGCTGTACCCGTAATAGCAACAGATCGCCTAACACTTTTTCGCAAAGTGACACTGGTGCCTCCTAAACGGGAGCTGGTACCGTATATGttctttctccatctgtttTGAGGAGTTTCTCAGTCTGGACGACGATATTATCTACTATCTGAAATGCTGCCCATATCCCTCCTGTTGCTCGTTTTCCACGCTGCGCTCTTCGTGGCCGCGCAAGGCGCCGATGACCTCCAGGGTTTTACCTTCCCAGGTGGGAGCGCAGGTTTTGACCCAACAGGTATGTGCTAAATGATGCGTGCGGGGAACCAACAAAAAGAGAGACCGAATGAAATAGGATAGCTGGACATCAATTCTCACCCTTGAGCTTGACAAAGTCATCTCATTCAAATCTGCCCTGTCATCGCCAACAATGCGCCATATCTCGTTTGCACATTGTTGGCACTTTGACAGCCTGTCACACGTCTGTTTTGAGATTTGCTTTCTATATGAATTGATCATAATTTGTGATCGATTTTCTTTCAAACTCGTTCTAATTATgctgttaaaagaaaatacattttttacctCTTCTTGTGGCAAAGGTtttagaaagtgtttttttttacttagcagaattattttgtttttaagccaatttagttcattttaatgATACTGAAAGGTAGAGTGTGCTGCCTCATTTTAATGCACACTTACTTCACAGGAATCTTGTAAGAATAGCTCAAATTttcagaatatatatatatatataggactTTGTCAAtggtttttatttcacaaatgtGACCTCAAGACTTAATCTGCTTTGTGCTCAGCCCACCTGTGTAAAAGGGTTAAACTCAGTTCATATGTGGAGGTCCTACAGGGACagagataacacacacacacacacacacacacacacacacacacacacaacacacactgttCAGAAGACCTTTGCATACACCATTGATATTTGATAGCCCATCCAGCTGAGAGGTCTTCTCACTGTTTAGAAATGCACGTTTCATCAACTACCAGGGCATCAATGACTGTGCTTTTCACATTGGTGGTATAGTTATTGAGCAGATGAACATGGATCATACTCACAGATAAGTCATATAAGTCATATCTCATGAGTCCATAAGTTTCAAGTGAAACAGCAGATTGTCAAGATTTTTAACTATTCACTCCCATGTCAAATTATTATAAGAATAACTCACATTCATCACAGATGTGACTGATATGTCAAacaacagacaaagacacaatgCATCAGAAGAATTTTAAGCCATTTTACACCCCactgtgttcagtttgtgttgttcTTACTGTATCCTTTAGAAACTTTCTCCAAGCAGGCTTGATGCTTATCTAGCAGTTTAGTCACTGGATCCTCTTGCACTCACATATTCCTTTGTGCTGGCTCTAACTGAACATAGGCTAATTACAAGATGattatgaaaaaacaaactacttCAGAGATTAATTTAggcaaaaatgtcagaattctGAGATTAACATGAGAACTCTTACTCTAAATAACAACTCACTTTATTCCCAGAAGTCACTTTCTCCCGCAGCTTTACTCGTGCTCATGTTGTAGGCAGGGAGAGGCCACTGTCATTGGAGCTTGCTTTGATAGCGGGTTTAACTAGCAGAACTTTGACCCCTTGACCCCTCAGCTCCTTGGACCACAAAACTCTAGAGTCACCGAGACAAAAATGGGTCCTGACTCAGTGGACCGACATACCAGAATAACAGAAAGCTGTGTGTCATCTTCCCATGTATTAGCCTTCATGTATTATAATTAAACCAGGGACACACTGTACAGTTTAAAGCCTGATCACAACAGTTGATCTGACCCTGATGACTGATTTTCCAGAGAGTCCGTACTGCCATGTGACCAAATACTTTTGGCACATATTGTCCTGTAGTGTGCTGGAGTTACAGTAAATACTGAGCATCAAACTCATAGGTTAAACCAGTTGCaatgaacatgtttatttaatggTGCTAATCTTGACTTTTCTTGATGGAAATCTGTAGCTTGAGCTACAGTAATTATTGACTGAAACACAGTGAAGTGTGCTTGTCTACAAGTGTTTGTCATTGGCAATATGCGTTTCCAGTTCACAGTTGGTTCAAAGTGTAAAAGTCTGTTAGTGTGTTCCTGACTTTAGTACTCATACAAATAGAAACCTGACAAAGCTTGGCAGTCTCTTGGTTCAGTGGCATCTaccttgtattattatttatacaaATGAAAACTACATGAAAGCTCTGGTGCAGACTGACTGGATATTGGGCTCTGATATGATGctaatatcaaaaatatataactgtaaCACTTTCCTTGATAATGttggtaaaaaaacaacaaaaaaacgcTTTGAATGACTGATGAAAATACAGGTCCAATTGGATGTTTTGCATTATTTCTTTTACAGACATtctacaacaaacaacaaatggtttaaagttcaaaattcattcttgaccttcaaaccaacactgacaaaagattgttttgtcaactaaTGGATTATACTGATTATGCAGTTGTCTTATTGTCCATATTTGCCTGATACagtttgtaaatatatatgatTGTATTCATATTGGTATTCAGAATATTAatttttgacttattttttgGCTTTGTAACCTTGACAGATTGACATGCAACACATGTGGCTGTCCAGAATTAAATCGGGGGCATTGAGATTATATGTGTCTTATTATATTGCATGAGTCTTAACCACTATCCTAGTGGGAAGCCCTGAATAATTAAGTTTGATTTCTGGCCCAaattttttgtttgcatttaaagAGAAATCATGGCCATTGacatctttatatatatatatatatatatatatatatatatcattatgAAATCTCTTTGTTGAAATGTAGAAATTTTGGAtggacaaaaagagagagacttcTCTGCACAGCAATAGAGAAGAATGAACAAGTAAATGTGCACACTCCATCTCTGCGGCTCCTACAAATTGGCATTAATGTATCTAAACACCGTCCAGATCTGTGTAGACCAGTGTTTTACTCCAAAAGGAGCAGTGAACATGTAGACAAGATAGTGATTAATCTATAGATCTGGTGAACTAATTTGTTGAGCTGGATTAATGAACAAATGAAATTAACTCCGTGGATAAGATGAGTGAAATAACGACTGACATAATGTCATTACCTTCCTGACCCATGTAGACCCCTGTATGGTGGTGTCTCCACCATGTATGAGTGAGGCCGATCGCTACAGCCTGGAGGCCCTGCGGAGCATCCACCAGATGATGGACGATGACCAGGATGGAGGGATTGAGGTTGAGGAGAGTGTGGAGGTACAAAACTCACTCCTCATGAAATGTTTATGCTATTTTGTTAGCTGTTGGGGAACCCCCTGTGCATGTGATGCAAGCAAGAGACAGACAGGGTAAAGCAGGGGTACAACAACAGGTGTCCTGGCTGGTGATAGAGTCAAATGCTACTTCAAGGATAGCAACGGTATAACTTTGCTTTTGGCTCTCTGACAAAATTGGTTTTCACTAATAGAGTACtcatgaccttcacagtcataCTTCAAGAGTATAACTCTTCTTAAGACTTTAGACTCTGTTATGCCTGTTATCGCCAGATATTTCAAACAGTCACACAGTCATCACACAGCGTCAGTGATTTCTTTGTGTTCATTGCctgaattaatttttttcctaCTAAAAATTAATTGTAATGGGAAAACATCAGactgtttgttggttttgtttttgcattccTATATCACACCTCCCAAGCATTTTACTTTAGAGTAAaaataatttggtttattttttaagttataATTTGTTATCCAGACTTTTCCAATTGGTCATGTAAACAAGTGCATTCAACCAAGCATATGGCTCAGTACTTATGTGTAAAAGAATGTTTACTGCATGTAAAAGTGTGCTCATGCGCATGTGCACTTCTACCTTGGTGATATTATGTTgcacatgttttgtgtgttcagtttaaTATTTCACAGTAAATGATACCCAGACTGAACATGCGTTTTTGTCCAGAGATTCTGTCAGTCTCAACTCTACGTGACATTGGTAGTAAACCCAGAATTCTAGAATGCCTTTAGCCTTCCAGAATGCAGTTCAGGGATACAGTATCTAGGGGCTCGGGTTGCGGTTGCTGTGGAGACTTCAGGGGAGGGGCCTGGGCTCATCAGAACACAGCCCCAAGATTCCTCTGGTCATCATATGAAGGCCAAGGACACATTCCAAGACAGccttaccacacacacacacatctgtgtgCAGAACCACTGAAGTTTGCAATATACACTCATGCATCTGCATccattataaataaatacattctcAAATCACTCTCTCCTTATTCCTAGATTGAAATCCAAGAACACACTGCAACACGCACACAATTTATGTTGGAAAGTGAGGTTAGCTCAGCCAgtgctatttttgttttatctttatttaacctTTACTTGAGCTGGAAAACCTTATTAAGAATGTCtctttcataaaaaaacaaagcaacatgAAACAGATGGCACAAAATATGTCTAAAAGTATATCACAATATTAGAGTCAAAAATTGCAGTCATAAATCATGAATACAATTTCTAATACAGTCACTCTAAAATACCCCAAAACATTGGTACcaagaagacagaagagacaAATTGTGCAGAAATTATTTATATTCGCAAAGAGAAACCAAATTTTACATCTTTAGCATCATACATAAAAGCTCTTTTACACTCCGTACTCAGTACGGACTTTAGGAACTGTTAATAAATATGAGTCCTGGGAATCAAGAGCATAGCTATTCGTAAACACTTGTTTAAAGTACATACATAGATAAGGTGGTTGTAACCCAAGAATGGATTtatagatactgtatgtataagcCAGTGCTTAAATTTATGTGAGGCTGAAgaggacaaagaagaagaatatagcacttttcaaaaccagGGTTACTAAGTGCTTCACAAAGTGTAGGTGCAAGCATACAATGACAACAGAATATGATACAAAGAACAATTATGTGTGAAAACCTTGCTTACTGTGAGCTAAACGTTTTGTCCCTGTCTGTCTTTGCAGTTCATCATTGAAGACATGAAGCAGCAGCAAACCAACAAACACAGCAACCTACACAGAGAAGACCAGCACATCACAGTTGAGGAGCTCTGGAGGGGCTGGAAGTCatctgatggtgtgtgtgtacgagagatagtgtgtgtgtgtgtatgtttgtttccaAAGATGTGAAGCTCTATTTTGTCTCACTTTGCCCTCTTGTCTCATTTCTCAGTACATAATTGGACTCAGGATGAGGTGCTTCGCTGGCTGAAGGACTTTGTTGAGTTGCCACAGTATGAGAAGAACTTTAAAGACTTTAAGGTCAATGGAAACACACTCCCCAGGTGAGAATATCAGATGACAATGCCATAGTCAACCAAGACTCACTGTCTTGTATGCTGTTGTTCAAGAAAGTCACTGTAAAAACAAGTCAGTTGTTGTTAATGATCATATCAACATAATGAACCTGTACTGCCCATCACATCTGTTTGTAGGATTGCAGCCAATGAGCCTTCATTTCTGAGTGGCCATCTGAAAGTTCAGGaccagagagacaaacagaagcTCAACATCAAAGCTCTGGACGTAGTACTGTTTGGGCCACCTACACGTGAGAACAATTCCTTACCATCTTCCTTCTCCATActcttgtctttttaaagtCATTAATGTATCTGATCCTGCTCTGCCTACTTGCCTCTTTAGTATGCATACCTATCAACTCTCCCAGTTTCCACAGATTTTTCTGATATTTGAGGGACAACTACTGACATGCTCCTATTATACTGTGTCTCTCAGTAAGCTCCAATGATTTTGCAAAcccttaatttaaaaaaatgataatattgAATCAATCAGTCCCCAAAGTTAAGAAATTTGAATACTTaattcaatgatttcatgtgtCTTAAATTTGATCTTTTATCATTCAGTCATCTATGTTACATTTATGATAGATCCACTGCTCCTAATCATGACTCTCCATTTGATCCTAGGTCCTCCTCATAACTACATGAAGGATATGCTGCTAATTGTATCAGTGGTGATGGGAGTTGGGGGCTGCTGGTTTGCTCAGGCCCAGAACAAAACCAGCAAGATCCACATAAACAAGATGATGAAAGATCTGGAAAGTCTGCAGAGGGCTGAACAGAGCCTCATTGATCTACAGGAACAGTaagtattaatttatttttctttgtctgccTCTCACCTACTGTACATTAATGATctggctttgttttgtttgattgcTCTAAAAACCATTTCACTTACTCAGACTGGAGCGAGCCCAGGAAGAGAAACGTAATGTGGCAGAGGAGAAACAGAACCTGGAGGAGAAGATGAGGGATGAGATCATGGGGGCACAGGAGGAGGCGCACCGTCTGCACGAGCTGAGGCAGGGAGCTGTCAGCGAGCTCAGCCGCCTCCGATATGCAGAGGAAGAGCTGGTGCAGGTAGACACACTGAATACCATATATACAACTCAGAGGAAACAACTTCACAATACCACAGAGATGGGTCATCATCCTTGGTGTAGTTTAAACATACTGAAAGCATTTTTATTAGACATTTGACTGGTGCCATTTCCTCAGGTTCGTGGAGCACTGAAGCAGGCAGAGAAGGACATGCAGGCTAGCTGGACTTTCTCAGAAGCTCTCCAGCTGTGGCTCCAGTTGACACATGAGGTGGAAGTCCAGTACTACAATGTCAAGAAGCAGGGTGCAGAATTACAGCTTGCCACTGCCAAGGAAGAGGTAATGTATGCACAGGgagacacacatgaaaaactCAGTTGTGACATTTAAAGGGACTGCACTGGACACATATACAAGTAACTGCCAAAAATGTAAAGTGCATGTTTCAACATAGGGTTATGAATATAGAAGATTTTCTTATCTCTGCCAAACTACATGCACACCTATCAACTAAGGGTCAGAATCACAGAAGAACTCACAATACGATACTATCACGATATTCTTCCAATGATAACAATATCTAACGATAAAGGGaggagtctctgtctgtctgtatttcacTTTTCTCGACAACCGTTCATCCAATCTACTTCACACTTAGCGGGTGTAttgctgaggacccaaggaagtgcagtgttgagtgtaaagttgtttggatgagaaatgttaaaaatatcatCGAAAGAAAACATTCAGCAGATCTTGACCCCTCCAATATGGTGGAAACAAATACCGGTGTAAATACTGGCGCTGCATTTGTTTACTAGCGGATCTTGACCTTTCAAATATGGTGGCTGTGCAGACGCATAGCTGCAACATACAGCAGCCAAaggagtctctgtctgtctgtctgtccttcaaTTTTCTTGACAACCATTCATCTGATCGACTTCACACTTTTTGGGTGTAttgctgaggacccaaggaagtgcagtgtagtgtgaagttgtttggatgagtggttcttgagaaagctgcaagcagcaatacTGGAGAGCAGAGCTAGAGAGAAGGAGGCCGGAAAACACTGAGAGAACATGAGCCTGCCTGAAAGCGACACAACTGCCGAGAGAACATGAGCCTGCCTGAAGTGACACACAGTGGCtgatacagaaaacacatgacagAAATCACACAATCTTATTTAAGGACAATTTCACCTCAATTAAACTAATCTAACTAAAATTTAACTAAAATGGAaggagtctctgtctgtctgtatatatgtatgtttgtcccaTCCGACTGACTTCTCATTTGGTGGGTGTAttgctgaggacccaaggaagtaCAACGTTGAGTGTAAAGTTGTTTGGATGAACAGTTCTTGagaaagctgcaagcagcagtactggaggccaagcaatcagcccgttctgaacaggcacgttttgaatgCAAAACACTGCACTAGTATCTCAACAAAGACTATACACGATATatcacaaagaaataatctacaaTATATCAAGATATCTGTAAtttaagaagaaagaaaaaaatatttcaaagaaCAGGCAATAGTCAGATAATGTACAGTGTTTATTAACAGTAGATtagtttcacagaaaagaagTACAAATATCAGAACACTGATAAGTGTAGCCTCATATTGTGcctctcacacagagctgctggtagtGTTAGCAAGTCTGATAAGAGACAACAAAGAGGCCATGTTGTGCTAATAGCCCAAAGATTTCttccttttctgtggcagtaaacacaacacaagtgACGGTGGTAGGCTAAACGTTAATATGATAAACAATGGGGCTACAGCTACACGCTGACACTCCAcctacaacacacaacacaggtACCACACAGGAACTTTAACAGAAggccatgaatgtgcttctTGGGACTGTCAAAGCTCCAGTGGACTCTGTGTTTCCAGCACAGACACGGAGAATCTGACAGTAGCCGCTCAGTGCTGATTTTTTACttgcatttcttcttcattgtcACCTACAATTACCATCCATCTGACCATCAACAATCTGTTCAGTGCCTCCATAAGGAGGTGGGGGGTAGTGGCACTCTGGTTGTGGTAAACCTAAATAGCTGAATCAATTCTTAGCAGTcctatgtttaaaaaaaatgtattgatacTTAGTGCCACTGTGTCGATAACATATCTTAAGCGGACATACTGCAATATGTTGCAATGTTGATTTTTTGTCCCAACCCTTACATCAACTGACCTGCACCTATACTTCCTTCCAGGCAGAGAGGATTAAGAAGAAGAGAAGTTCTGTGTTTGGGACTCTCCATGTGGCCCACAGTTCCTCTCTAGACCAGGTTGACCAAAAGATCATGGAGGCAAAGTGAGCCACAATACTACCTGTGcacattttgtttatgtttgtcaCAGCAAATCTGTATAGGTCACAAAGGTCTTTGTATTTCCCAAAGGAATGCCTTGTCTGAAGTAACAGCCTGCCTACGGGAGCGGCTCCATCGCTGGCAGCAGATTGAGCGCATCTGTGGCTTCAGCATCATCAGGAATCCTGGCCTTGCAAACCTCACGGCTCAGCTCTACTCAGACTCAATTGCCATGGGGTTGCCCCGAGTGTCCCAGCCATCTTTTTCATGCCACAGCTCGGTCCATGGATCTCTGGAGGATCTGTTAGAAGAGTCTACTTCTCCAATCTTACCACAGATGCCAGGTAAGAAACCAGAAAGATGAgttctttattctttctttgGATCCCCATTAGTGTCCAAGTGTTCAGTCAGGTTGAGATTTGGTGACtatgaaggccatagcatataattcaaatcatttttgtaCTTATAAAGCCATTCAATGAACCCTCATTTCCTATCTGGAAGCATCTGCAATATCCATGTTTCTCCACTAGTTTAGTCGTGTTTCCTTAATTTGTGCTTCACACTTAACATAACTTTAATGTGCAAATTCACAGTGTTGACCAATAGCAAGCTGTCTTGACAGTGCTGAACTCTGATGGAACGGAGTTCAACTAGAGGAAACTCTCTTAGCTTACTAGCTGTGTTGTACCATCCAGTTGTATACACCCTCCTCTGTCAGAGTTTAACCTGCTTCAAAACAGACATGGTTTGACTTTTGCAAATGAATTTCTCTGTGCCACTTTGTGGTGTGACCAGGCCTTTAAGGTTGAAAACTATGGTGTACATATTTATTGCTACTACTACACCTTTGTGTATGAATTTATTGGTTTTGCTGATTGGTTTATCTTTTATCTATCCCCGCTTCCAGTTCCACCACTGAAGCGCTCTCCTCGAACTCGGGGTTCCACCATATGTCGGTCACGTCGTCCTGGCGTCATCACTCAGCCACCGGCTACCATGATCTCCGCGGACCCCGACCTCCTCATCCCAATCCGAGCTCCCTATCCTTGCtttgatgaggatgaggagctCTTGCTCAAAACCCTAAAGAAACAGTACGTCACTCTGCCCACAACCTTTAGAGgccaatttgtttgttttt
The DNA window shown above is from Thunnus maccoyii chromosome 2, fThuMac1.1, whole genome shotgun sequence and carries:
- the LOC121906004 gene encoding uncharacterized protein LOC121906004 isoform X1; its protein translation is MLPISLLLLVFHAALFVAAQGADDLQGFTFPGGSAGFDPTDPCMVVSPPCMSEADRYSLEALRSIHQMMDDDQDGGIEVEESVEFIIEDMKQQQTNKHSNLHREDQHITVEELWRGWKSSDVHNWTQDEVLRWLKDFVELPQYEKNFKDFKVNGNTLPRIAANEPSFLSGHLKVQDQRDKQKLNIKALDVVLFGPPTRPPHNYMKDMLLIVSVVMGVGGCWFAQAQNKTSKIHINKMMKDLESLQRAEQSLIDLQEQLERAQEEKRNVAEEKQNLEEKMRDEIMGAQEEAHRLHELRQGAVSELSRLRYAEEELVQVRGALKQAEKDMQASWTFSEALQLWLQLTHEVEVQYYNVKKQGAELQLATAKEEAERIKKKRSSVFGTLHVAHSSSLDQVDQKIMEAKNALSEVTACLRERLHRWQQIERICGFSIIRNPGLANLTAQLYSDSIAMGLPRVSQPSFSCHSSVHGSLEDLLEESTSPILPQMPVPPLKRSPRTRGSTICRSRRPGVITQPPATMISADPDLLIPIRAPYPCFDEDEELLLKTLKKQYVTLPTTFRGQFVCFYTLLNCFNDASVDTIFVHSLFPFFSPFLSFPSFILPYLSLTNRDSLEMYSDADYISSSPLSKMYPSTPTAVDTTSRKLYHDETELLADSSITKPLGKEVETVIESPVRRISIEELEASVDVPCRKMTKDKVLDTSLEIPSLKMSKEEPLIEATSRKTSRDRSEVPMDVVVRKGLTNELDAEFTAKKVERDTVGDFIDTASRNIYRERSDLPLDARKILWDELEASNVAPGKISRDMMGTSMDSASRKMIRDEVERPFDSVSRRIMRDSVGMPLDTASRKLPWNKGEYQLDSSVRAMAKDKMVDIARTPSRKISRDEMEYCADPASVKMLPREQFEALVDTTSSKEKQEFGLEPPTSRKTLRDELEMSVGCLRRRLPRMPRDNTDNSIDTPTGKISRDRVDVPMEIPEQSIVREELVACESGSSPGRIGQPDLTVTSQVPWKSSSDVFAVGPLSQLVYDGILEKSCNSMATSPISLSASTSNLPQCKEVEPPLPPARVALPSSASLPEIKDDKNKEKEKSKKSLKLKNLFKKKNEPTSEKLQSGLQKL
- the LOC121906004 gene encoding stromal interaction molecule 2-like isoform X2 translates to MLPISLLLLVFHAALFVAAQGADDLQGFTFPGGSAGFDPTDPCMVVSPPCMSEADRYSLEALRSIHQMMDDDQDGGIEVEESVEFIIEDMKQQQTNKHSNLHREDQHITVEELWRGWKSSDVHNWTQDEVLRWLKDFVELPQYEKNFKDFKVNGNTLPRIAANEPSFLSGHLKVQDQRDKQKLNIKALDVVLFGPPTRPPHNYMKDMLLIVSVVMGVGGCWFAQAQNKTSKIHINKMMKDLESLQRAEQSLIDLQEQLERAQEEKRNVAEEKQNLEEKMRDEIMGAQEEAHRLHELRQGAVSELSRLRYAEEELVQVRGALKQAEKDMQASWTFSEALQLWLQLTHEVEVQYYNVKKQGAELQLATAKEEAERIKKKRSSVFGTLHVAHSSSLDQVDQKIMEAKNALSEVTACLRERLHRWQQIERICGFSIIRNPGLANLTAQLYSDSIAMGLPRVSQPSFSCHSSVHGSLEDLLEESTSPILPQMPVPPLKRSPRTRGSTICRSRRPGVITQPPATMISADPDLLIPIRAPYPCFDEDEELLLKTLKKQDSLEMYSDADYISSSPLSKMYPSTPTAVDTTSRKLYHDETELLADSSITKPLGKEVETVIESPVRRISIEELEASVDVPCRKMTKDKVLDTSLEIPSLKMSKEEPLIEATSRKTSRDRSEVPMDVVVRKGLTNELDAEFTAKKVERDTVGDFIDTASRNIYRERSDLPLDARKILWDELEASNVAPGKISRDMMGTSMDSASRKMIRDEVERPFDSVSRRIMRDSVGMPLDTASRKLPWNKGEYQLDSSVRAMAKDKMVDIARTPSRKISRDEMEYCADPASVKMLPREQFEALVDTTSSKEKQEFGLEPPTSRKTLRDELEMSVGCLRRRLPRMPRDNTDNSIDTPTGKISRDRVDVPMEIPEQSIVREELVACESGSSPGRIGQPDLTVTSQVPWKSSSDVFAVGPLSQLVYDGILEKSCNSMATSPISLSASTSNLPQCKEVEPPLPPARVALPSSASLPEIKDDKNKEKEKSKKSLKLKNLFKKKNEPTSEKLQSGLQKL